The bacterium DNA window TGAGTAAAAATTTTTGTCCCAAGAATAGTCTGGAGGTTTTCTAAAAAATCTATGTTGGGGTTTACTGTGTACCCATTAACTTTTATTTTTACCTTTTTTGTGCCACCTTCAAGAAGAAGATTTATGAATACAGGGCAATCACCTTTATTCTTAATAAAAAGTTCTTTTAGGTCGTTGAGTGTTTCATCTTCTATCGGTGTACTGATATCAAATTCAACATTAGATAAAAGTTTATTTTTTTCAGCGCTACTTAAACTTGTTACTTCATCTGCAACTACTGTTGTTCTATCTTTCTTTTCAAGTCGACCCTTTATAAAAATTATGGTGTTTGCTTTTATTATAGACGATGATTTCTTATATACTGGTGGATAAAATAGGACTTTAACTCTACCTGTAAGGTCTTCTATCTCTCCCCAAGCCATCCGGTCACCTTTTTTTGTGGTTGTTCTTTTAACATCAACAAGCATACCTCCAATACAAACATTTAAATTTTCTTGAATTTTCTCAAGGTCGCTTGAAGATATAGTAGAAAACATTTTCATTAAAGAGGTATACCTTTCAAGAGGGTGTCCTGTTATATATACTCCGAGCACCTCTTTTTCATAAGATAGAAGTTTAACGTCTGTCCATTCAGGTAAAGATGTCAAAGTATCTTGGTTCATTTGAGGTATTCCCTTGGTCTTATCTTGTGCAAAGATTTCCATTATCCCGTCTTCAGCTTTTTTCTGCATTTTTGAACCATAATCGATAGCATCATCAATCATAATAAAATTTTGGGACCTCGGGATTTCAAGAAAATCGAAAGCGCCAGCCTTAATTAAACTTTCTATTACCTTTCTGTTTGTTGCTCTGAGGTTAACCCTTTCACAAAAATCAAATAAAGACGTAAAATCCCCTTCTTTTTTAGCTTCAAGTATAGATTGTACTGCTCTCGAACCAACATTTTTTATCCCTCCGAGCCCATATATGATATCATTACCAAATATTTTGAAACGTTCTTCACTTTCGCTTACATCTGGCGGTAAAACCCATATATTCATTCTTTCGCACTCTGGGATGTATTCGCTAATTTTATCAAAATTATTCATTTCACTATTTAATACAGATGTCATAAATTCAAGCGGATAATTTGCTTTAAGGTAAGCTGTCTGATAGGATAACAAGGCGTACCCTGCGCTATGAGATTTATTAAACCCGTACCCTGCAAATTTCACAATCTGTTCAAAGATTTTTTTAGCAACCTGTTCTTTAACTCCGTTAGTTTTTGCGCCTTCAATAAATAATCCTCTCTTCTGTTCCATATTTTCAGGATTCTTTTTCCCCATAGATTTACGCAGTTCGTCTGCCTGTCCCATAGTAAATTTTGCCATTTTATGGGCTATCTCCATTACCTGTTCTTGGTATAGAATAACTCCATAAGTGCTTTTCAGTATAGGTTCTAGTGTAGGGTGGTCATACTTAATTAAAGAAGGATCTTTCTTTCGCCTTGTATACTCTTTTACCATTCCACTTTTCATTGGACCAGGTCGATAAAGAGCAAGAATTGCTATTATATCTTCAAAAGTTTGAGGTTCTGTATCTTTTAAAAGTTCTTGCATACCTTTACTTTCAAGTTGGAACACTCCTTTAGAATTACCTTCTGCTAATAGGGAGTATGTTTTAGCATCATCAAGAGGAAAATCAAGTATCTCTGTTTTCTTTCTATCTTTTATAAGAGCAATTGTATCTTCTATTACAGATAGAGTTTTTAATCCAAGTATATCAATCTTTAATAACCCAATTTTCTCTATACCTTCCATCTCATATTGTGTCGCAAGTTCTTTTTTATCGCCACAGAATAGAGGCGCATACTCGTCAACTGCTTTCTCTGTGATAACAAGACCTGCCGCATGTAAAGATGTGTGTCTTGCTAAACCTTCAAGTTTAAGGGCTATATCAAAAAGTTCTTTAATTTTTTCATCAGATTCAACAAGTTTTTTTATTTCAGAGTTTGAGCGAACTTCGTCTTCAAGAGAAACATTAAGTTCCTGAGAGATAAGTTTTACAATTTTGTTGACACTATCAAAAGTAAACCCGAGTGCTCGGCCGGCATCTTTTAAGACAGCTCTTGCGGTCATTCTTCCATAAGTACCTATCTGTGCAACATTCTTTTCTCCATACTTCCTTTTAATATAATCAACAACCTCAACACGTCTTCTATCACAAAAATCTATATCTATATCAGGTAAACTTACCCTGTCGGGGTTAAGGAACCTTTCAAATATCAGGTTGTATGGGAGCGGATTTATTTCTGTAATATTCAAAAGGTAGGCTACCAAACTACCGGCGGCAGAACCTCTACCTGGCCCTACCATAATCTTCTGTTTTTTTGCTTCTTCAACAAAATCGTTAATTATAAGAAAATAACTTGGAAACCCCATCTTTTGTATTATTCCATACTCATAAGCTGTTTTTGATATAACTTCGTTGGGGTCATCCTCTTTTAATTCTTCGCACTCTATATTAAACTTCTTTTTTAACCCCATTTTTATGAGTTTTTCAAGGTATTCATCGGGAGTAAGGTTGTCGGGCGGGATAAATTTTGGAAAATGGTATTCTCCCATAGGTAGAGATAGAGTACACTTTTCGCTTATTTCTACAGTATTTTTTA harbors:
- a CDS encoding DNA polymerase III subunit alpha, whose protein sequence is MKDFVHLHVHTEHSLLDGMCRISEVPKLARKYGMKAIAITDHGTMGGAIKFYESAIKNGVKPIIGCEMYIAPKSRFDRDARGKRDAFFHITLLAKNFKGYQNLLKLSTLSFTEGFYYKQRIDKEILAQHSEGIIALGGCLKGEVNSLLLKGKGVEAERVANEYLDIMGKDNFYLEIMDNKIPEQNSVNRMAIELAKKNQIGLVATNDCHYLYKEDAFAHDVLLCIQTQAHIDDIERMRFQTDEFYFKTPEEMKEAFKEVPESIKNTVEISEKCTLSLPMGEYHFPKFIPPDNLTPDEYLEKLIKMGLKKKFNIECEELKEDDPNEVISKTAYEYGIIQKMGFPSYFLIINDFVEEAKKQKIMVGPGRGSAAGSLVAYLLNITEINPLPYNLIFERFLNPDRVSLPDIDIDFCDRRRVEVVDYIKRKYGEKNVAQIGTYGRMTARAVLKDAGRALGFTFDSVNKIVKLISQELNVSLEDEVRSNSEIKKLVESDEKIKELFDIALKLEGLARHTSLHAAGLVITEKAVDEYAPLFCGDKKELATQYEMEGIEKIGLLKIDILGLKTLSVIEDTIALIKDRKKTEILDFPLDDAKTYSLLAEGNSKGVFQLESKGMQELLKDTEPQTFEDIIAILALYRPGPMKSGMVKEYTRRKKDPSLIKYDHPTLEPILKSTYGVILYQEQVMEIAHKMAKFTMGQADELRKSMGKKNPENMEQKRGLFIEGAKTNGVKEQVAKKIFEQIVKFAGYGFNKSHSAGYALLSYQTAYLKANYPLEFMTSVLNSEMNNFDKISEYIPECERMNIWVLPPDVSESEERFKIFGNDIIYGLGGIKNVGSRAVQSILEAKKEGDFTSLFDFCERVNLRATNRKVIESLIKAGAFDFLEIPRSQNFIMIDDAIDYGSKMQKKAEDGIMEIFAQDKTKGIPQMNQDTLTSLPEWTDVKLLSYEKEVLGVYITGHPLERYTSLMKMFSTISSSDLEKIQENLNVCIGGMLVDVKRTTTKKGDRMAWGEIEDLTGRVKVLFYPPVYKKSSSIIKANTIIFIKGRLEKKDRTTVVADEVTSLSSAEKNKLLSNVEFDISTPIEDETLNDLKELFIKNKGDCPVFINLLLEGGTKKVKIKVNGYTVNPNIDFLENLQTILGTKIFTQDNETLY